One part of the Nostoc sp. PCC 7120 = FACHB-418 genome encodes these proteins:
- a CDS encoding CIA30 family protein, with product MADKNRSQWNLCRFIETLTYFEVIPFLNWVQQLIQGRPQDYQPRTDGENNMGVILVAGATGGVGKRVVQKLRERGEKVRALVRDIDKARSILGDDVDLVVADITKPETLTPIVMANIQAVICCTAVRVQPVEGDTADRAKYYQGVKFYQPEIVGDTPENVEYQGVKNLVTAAANYLPATNEKLIFDFTHPSTELKNIWGALDDVVMGGVSASNIQLVENTALFAGNVSTANSGGFASVRTRNFEPPFNLSGYEGVELRVKGDGQRYKIFLRTETKWDGLGYSYSFDTVENTWINIRIPFAELVPVFRAKTVQDAPPIDSSRVSSFQLMLSKFEYDGALNPKFSAGVFALQMEFIKAYGGANTPKFVLVSSAGVTRPGRPGINLDEEPPAVRLNEQLGGILTWKLKGEDSLRASGIPYTIIRPCALTEEAGGKALIFEQGDNIRGKISREDVAELCIQALQQKRCNVTFEVKEGTNVAEAVDWQQLFVNLEPDR from the coding sequence GTGGCTGATAAAAATCGTTCTCAATGGAACTTATGTAGGTTTATTGAAACGCTGACTTACTTCGAGGTGATTCCTTTTTTGAATTGGGTGCAGCAATTAATCCAAGGTCGTCCCCAGGATTATCAACCTCGAACTGATGGAGAAAACAACATGGGTGTAATTCTAGTAGCAGGTGCAACTGGTGGTGTTGGTAAACGAGTAGTACAGAAACTGAGAGAACGCGGTGAAAAAGTCCGCGCCCTCGTACGAGACATTGATAAAGCACGGTCAATTCTCGGTGATGATGTTGATTTAGTAGTGGCGGACATTACTAAACCAGAAACATTAACTCCTATTGTGATGGCTAATATCCAAGCTGTAATTTGTTGTACCGCAGTACGCGTCCAACCAGTGGAGGGAGACACCGCAGATAGAGCTAAATATTATCAAGGTGTGAAATTTTATCAACCAGAAATTGTTGGTGATACCCCGGAAAATGTCGAATATCAAGGAGTTAAAAATTTAGTCACAGCAGCCGCAAATTATTTGCCTGCAACTAATGAAAAACTCATATTTGATTTTACCCATCCCTCAACAGAGTTAAAAAATATCTGGGGTGCGCTGGATGATGTTGTCATGGGAGGGGTAAGTGCCAGTAATATTCAATTAGTAGAAAATACTGCTTTATTTGCTGGTAATGTCTCTACCGCAAATTCTGGAGGGTTTGCATCGGTCAGGACAAGAAACTTTGAACCACCATTCAATTTATCTGGTTACGAAGGTGTAGAGTTGCGAGTGAAAGGTGACGGTCAACGTTACAAAATATTCCTACGAACGGAGACTAAATGGGACGGTCTAGGGTATAGCTATTCTTTTGATACTGTAGAGAATACGTGGATTAATATCCGGATTCCCTTTGCAGAATTAGTTCCGGTGTTTCGGGCAAAAACTGTCCAGGATGCGCCACCTATTGACAGCAGCAGAGTTAGTTCCTTCCAACTAATGTTAAGTAAATTTGAATATGATGGTGCTTTAAATCCTAAATTCTCAGCAGGTGTTTTTGCTCTACAGATGGAATTTATCAAAGCTTATGGTGGAGCAAATACACCAAAATTCGTGCTTGTAAGTTCCGCAGGTGTAACCCGTCCTGGTAGGCCAGGAATTAATTTAGATGAAGAACCTCCAGCCGTTAGATTAAATGAACAATTAGGAGGAATTTTGACATGGAAGTTAAAAGGAGAAGATAGTTTAAGAGCAAGTGGCATTCCTTACACTATTATCAGACCTTGTGCCTTAACTGAAGAAGCAGGAGGCAAGGCATTAATTTTCGAGCAAGGTGATAACATTCGCGGCAAAATCAGCCGAGAGGATGTAGCAGAATTGTGTATACAAGCGCTACAACAAAAGAGATGTAATGTAACGTTTGAGGTCAAGGAAGGGACGAATGTTGCTGAGGCTGTTGATTGGCAACAGTTATTTGTCAATTTAGAACCTGACCGATAA
- a CDS encoding HugZ family protein, with protein sequence MSQLEKAQAEYAGFIQEFQSAIISTISEQGIPNGSYAPFVIDDAKNIYIYVSGLAVHTKNIEANPLVNVLFVDDEAKTNQIFARRRLSFDCTATLIERESQKWNQVVDQFQERFGQIIEVLRGLADFRIFQLTPKEGRFVIGFGAAYHISGDRLDTLVPITGDKG encoded by the coding sequence ATGAGCCAACTGGAAAAAGCTCAAGCTGAGTATGCAGGTTTTATTCAAGAGTTTCAAAGTGCCATCATTAGTACTATCAGCGAACAAGGGATTCCCAATGGTAGTTATGCCCCTTTTGTGATAGATGATGCTAAAAATATCTATATTTATGTTAGTGGTCTTGCAGTACACACCAAAAATATTGAAGCGAATCCTCTCGTAAATGTTTTATTTGTTGATGATGAGGCAAAGACTAATCAAATATTTGCTCGTCGTCGCTTGAGTTTTGATTGTACAGCCACACTCATCGAACGTGAATCCCAGAAATGGAATCAAGTAGTTGATCAATTTCAAGAGCGTTTTGGTCAAATTATTGAAGTGTTACGTGGTTTGGCTGACTTCCGGATTTTTCAACTAACCCCCAAAGAAGGGCGTTTTGTCATTGGCTTTGGTGCAGCTTATCACATTAGTGGCGATCGCTTAGATACACTCGTCCCCATTACAGGCGATAAAGGATAG
- a CDS encoding alpha/beta fold hydrolase, producing the protein MLQFQPPGFGHKVVHTSLGAMVYYTQTAAPWWDDDSEDLPPLLFLHNFGGGASAYEWSKVYPAFASTHRILAPDLIGWGESAHPVRDYEIRDYLTAIAEFISQTCQQPVKVVASSLTAAFTIRLAITQPNLFDSLYLVCPSGFDDFGQGAGRRLPLPMINTPLLDNLIYALGAENEIAVRNFLQSFLFAQPQRVSQEMVDAYLYSAQQPNAKFAALSFLKGDLYFDLSLYIQQLITPTVIFWGEKAQFTRIELGQRLANLNPHVIRKFYAIADTGILPHLEQPEIIIGLLQPYIKV; encoded by the coding sequence ATGCTTCAGTTTCAACCGCCTGGCTTTGGTCATAAAGTCGTACACACATCTTTGGGCGCAATGGTTTACTATACCCAAACTGCTGCACCTTGGTGGGATGATGACTCTGAAGATTTACCACCGCTATTGTTTCTCCATAATTTTGGTGGGGGAGCGTCTGCTTATGAATGGTCTAAAGTTTATCCGGCTTTTGCATCTACACACCGCATTCTTGCGCCTGATTTGATTGGCTGGGGAGAGTCTGCACATCCAGTCAGGGATTATGAGATTAGAGACTATCTTACAGCGATCGCAGAATTTATCAGCCAAACTTGTCAGCAACCAGTCAAGGTAGTCGCTTCTTCCTTAACGGCTGCTTTCACTATCCGTTTAGCAATTACTCAGCCAAACCTGTTTGATTCACTCTACTTGGTCTGTCCTTCTGGATTTGATGATTTTGGTCAAGGTGCTGGTCGCAGATTACCACTACCGATGATTAATACACCTTTATTAGATAATCTTATTTACGCCTTGGGCGCAGAGAACGAAATTGCTGTGAGGAATTTTCTGCAAAGTTTTTTATTCGCTCAACCACAACGGGTTTCCCAGGAAATGGTAGACGCTTATTTATATTCTGCACAACAACCCAACGCCAAGTTTGCTGCATTATCTTTTTTAAAAGGCGACCTTTACTTTGACCTGAGTTTATACATTCAACAATTGATAACGCCCACAGTTATCTTTTGGGGAGAAAAGGCACAATTTACCAGGATTGAGTTAGGGCAACGCTTGGCTAATTTAAATCCTCATGTAATTAGAAAATTTTATGCGATCGCTGATACAGGAATATTACCCCATTTAGAACAGCCGGAAATAATTATCGGCTTACTGCAACCATATATAAAAGTATGA
- a CDS encoding NADAR family protein — MTIYFYKVWQPYGCFSNFSPHSIEIQGTYWLTVEHYYQAQKFVGSVDAAIIPAIRASKTPEEAAALGRCTSRQLRQDWDLVKTIVMREAVLKKFLTHTDIREILLSTGNEILVEDSSCDYFWGCGADKTGQNHLGKILMSVREEIRKLQILSVVYQE, encoded by the coding sequence ATGACTATTTACTTTTATAAGGTTTGGCAGCCTTATGGCTGTTTTTCTAACTTTTCCCCCCATAGCATTGAAATTCAGGGGACTTACTGGTTAACAGTGGAACATTATTATCAAGCGCAAAAGTTTGTTGGTAGTGTAGATGCGGCGATTATACCCGCTATCCGTGCGAGCAAAACGCCAGAAGAAGCTGCTGCTTTAGGACGATGTACCAGTCGTCAACTTCGCCAAGATTGGGATTTAGTCAAAACTATAGTTATGCGAGAAGCTGTACTGAAAAAATTTCTGACTCATACTGATATTAGAGAAATTCTCTTAAGTACAGGTAATGAGATTTTAGTAGAAGATTCCTCTTGTGACTATTTTTGGGGCTGTGGAGCAGATAAAACTGGACAAAATCATCTCGGAAAAATTCTCATGAGTGTGCGTGAAGAAATACGTAAGCTACAAATACTTTCTGTAGTTTATCAGGAATAG
- a CDS encoding DUF2243 domain-containing protein: MEANSGFLGKHLPLISAGIFLGLGLGGFVDGILLHQILQWHHMLSSIRPLTTNSNLDLNMVWDGLFHALDWVLTVIGVALLWRAGGRDDVVWSSHTFGGSLLVGAGLFNVVEGIINHQILGIHHVKPGVHQLAWDLGFLVLGALLVLVGGMMLQRGNTEIGE; this comes from the coding sequence ATGGAAGCAAATAGTGGTTTCTTGGGTAAGCATTTACCACTAATTTCTGCGGGAATTTTTTTAGGTTTGGGATTAGGAGGCTTTGTAGATGGTATTCTCCTGCATCAAATTCTCCAGTGGCATCATATGTTGAGCAGTATTCGACCCTTGACCACCAACTCTAATTTAGATTTAAACATGGTCTGGGACGGGTTGTTTCATGCTTTGGATTGGGTTTTGACTGTAATTGGGGTGGCATTATTATGGAGGGCTGGAGGACGTGATGATGTGGTGTGGTCATCACACACCTTTGGCGGTTCTTTGCTTGTGGGTGCGGGGTTATTCAATGTAGTAGAAGGAATAATTAATCACCAAATTCTCGGTATTCATCACGTAAAACCAGGGGTACATCAGTTAGCTTGGGATTTAGGATTCTTGGTTTTGGGAGCCTTGCTTGTCTTGGTAGGTGGGATGATGCTACAAAGGGGCAACACTGAAATTGGTGAGTAG
- a CDS encoding DUF4129 domain-containing protein has translation MSIDTFEKSSLNWQISQFQQQVGEWLEYQSYRFEQALPNWGSGWKLAPWVINLLSVLSWSLLVLFLTVVIWRLWVAFSPYVFSWLNNSGYARNEAKRPAPDLSVANLLERSQVLYRQGNYREACRCLYLAILQHLHDSKIILHKPSRTNSEYLQLLRLSTTPIQPYETVITTHEQLCFGNAEILPENYEQCRQAYGEIVQE, from the coding sequence ATGTCCATAGATACCTTTGAAAAAAGCAGCTTGAATTGGCAGATCTCTCAGTTCCAACAACAAGTAGGAGAATGGCTAGAATACCAGTCATACCGCTTTGAGCAAGCATTACCGAATTGGGGTTCTGGCTGGAAACTTGCTCCGTGGGTGATTAATCTTTTGAGTGTTTTATCTTGGTCGTTACTGGTTTTATTTTTAACTGTAGTAATTTGGCGTTTATGGGTAGCATTCAGCCCTTATGTATTTTCGTGGCTAAATAACAGTGGTTATGCTCGAAACGAGGCGAAAAGACCGGCTCCAGATTTATCTGTGGCAAACTTGTTAGAGCGATCGCAAGTACTTTATCGTCAAGGTAATTATCGTGAGGCTTGTCGTTGTCTTTATTTAGCTATCTTGCAGCATTTGCATGACAGCAAAATCATTCTGCACAAACCTAGTCGTACCAATAGCGAATATCTGCAATTGCTACGTTTGTCTACAACTCCCATCCAACCTTATGAAACTGTGATTACTACTCACGAGCAATTATGTTTTGGCAATGCAGAGATTTTGCCAGAAAATTATGAACAGTGTCGGCAAGCCTACGGGGAGATTGTCCAGGAATGA